Proteins encoded by one window of Nicotiana tabacum cultivar K326 chromosome 10, ASM71507v2, whole genome shotgun sequence:
- the LOC142165416 gene encoding uncharacterized protein LOC142165416 — protein sequence MHIDKVDKEENPGWKIFFDGAANMKGIGIGAVLISKIEHHYPVTAQFRFYCTNIAEYKVCILGLRLAVDMGVQEVLVLGDSDLLVHQIQGELETRDLEFIPYRKYLQDLCQQFRSVEFRHIPMIHNEVANALATLALMLHHLDKAYVDPLHIQVRDHHVYFNMVDEELDGEP from the coding sequence atgcacattgataaGGTTGATAAGGAAGAAAATCCCGGTTGGAAAatcttctttgatggggctgctaacatgaaaggcattggGATAGGAGCTGTACTCATTTCTAAGATAGAGCATCACTACCCTGTCACTGCTCAGTTTCGTTTCTATTGCACCAACATAGCCGAGTATAAAGTGtgtattttgggtttgaggttagctgtggacaTGGGAGTCCAAGAAGTGCTAGTTTTGGGAGACTCAGATCTGTTagtacaccagattcagggagaattgGAGACCCGAGATTTGGAATTCATACCGTATCGGAAATATCTGCAGGATCTCTGTCAGCAATtcagatcagtagagttcagacaTATTCCTATGATCCACAATGAGGTTGCTAACGCTTTGGCTACTCTAGCGTTGATGTTGCATCAtctagataaggcttatgttgaccctttgcatattcaggtccgtgatcatcACGTTTACTTTAACATGGTGGATGAGGAACTTGACGGTGAGCCTTAG